One window of the Crassaminicella thermophila genome contains the following:
- a CDS encoding diacylglycerol/lipid kinase family protein, which yields MKAKIILNPSSGKQIVQKNLDRIIGNLILDGVLKYVDVFKMKNRFDAFEEVKSIKMGEYDCIIAVGGDGTVHEVINGVMIGNNKIPIAILPAGTVNDFAKFMNIPTDVKGFCNMIKKNQRKKIDLGKVGDRYFINVLAGGLLTDVGYKVSPDLKTVLGKYAYYVEGMKEIPKQMFKSISLEIDSEEFTGEEDIFMFIVTNTPSVGGFKKIAPKAKIDDGLLDICIIKKSDIPEFLSLFFHTMKGEHIYHPKVLYFQTSEIKLKCKKDVKIDLDVDGEQGGKLPATIEVIPKAIDMIVP from the coding sequence ATGAAGGCTAAGATTATTCTTAATCCTTCATCAGGAAAACAAATTGTGCAGAAGAATTTAGATAGAATTATCGGCAATTTGATATTAGATGGAGTATTAAAATATGTGGATGTATTCAAAATGAAAAATAGATTTGATGCATTTGAAGAAGTAAAAAGTATAAAAATGGGTGAATATGATTGTATTATTGCTGTAGGCGGTGATGGAACAGTTCATGAAGTGATAAATGGAGTAATGATAGGAAATAATAAGATTCCTATTGCAATATTACCAGCAGGAACGGTAAACGATTTTGCAAAATTTATGAACATTCCTACGGATGTAAAAGGTTTTTGTAATATGATAAAAAAAAATCAAAGGAAAAAAATAGATCTAGGAAAAGTAGGAGATCGATATTTTATTAATGTTTTAGCAGGTGGACTTTTAACAGATGTAGGATATAAAGTATCACCTGATTTAAAAACAGTATTAGGAAAATATGCATATTATGTAGAAGGAATGAAAGAAATTCCAAAACAAATGTTTAAAAGTATAAGTTTAGAAATTGACTCAGAGGAATTTACGGGAGAAGAAGATATCTTTATGTTTATTGTAACAAATACGCCATCAGTAGGTGGATTTAAAAAAATTGCTCCAAAAGCAAAAATTGATGATGGATTATTAGATATATGTATTATAAAAAAATCAGATATACCAGAGTTTCTTTCTTTATTTTTCCATACAATGAAAGGTGAGCATATTTATCACCCGAAGGTTTTATATTTTCAGACTTCTGAAATTAAATTGAAATGTAAGAAGGATGTCAAAATAGATTTAGATGTAGATGGTGAACAAGGAGGAAAATTACCTGCTACGATTGAAGTAATCCCAAAAGCGATAGATATGATTGTGCCATAA
- a CDS encoding bactofilin family protein: MFKKNNTISNERVDTLIGKSSNFEGKLNAEGTVRIDGQFKGDISVDGDVILGVEGKMFGDISANNVIVSGIIEGNVTASNLLKLNATGKILGDIHVSSLIVEDKAVFEGKCTMKNVSSTDNVSTLNTKKAKA; this comes from the coding sequence ATGTTCAAAAAAAATAATACTATATCTAATGAAAGAGTAGATACTTTAATCGGAAAGAGTTCAAATTTTGAAGGCAAACTAAATGCTGAGGGAACCGTTCGAATTGATGGCCAATTTAAAGGAGACATTTCTGTAGATGGTGATGTAATCCTTGGTGTAGAAGGAAAAATGTTTGGTGATATATCAGCAAATAATGTAATTGTATCTGGCATCATTGAAGGAAATGTTACTGCTTCAAATCTATTGAAATTAAATGCAACAGGAAAAATTTTAGGAGATATTCATGTATCTAGCCTTATTGTGGAAGATAAAGCTGTTTTTGAAGGAAAGTGTACAATGAAAAATGTTTCAAGTACAGATAATGTTTCTACATTAAATACTAAAAAAGCAAAGGCGTAA